In a single window of the Magnolia sinica isolate HGM2019 chromosome 7, MsV1, whole genome shotgun sequence genome:
- the LOC131251443 gene encoding uncharacterized protein LOC131251443 isoform X1, translating to MDIGKSKGKKRKSYGDDSTGNITTLYKKTILFDLPYWKELPIRPNLDVMHVVKNVGDHLLSTILEVKDKSKDDISAREDLKKMNIMKDLWLKEADGKTIKPKASFTLSRKEKELFCQTLHDLKVPTGYSSRFKHLVNLQTFKIKGLKSHDYHVIMCQLLPVLLQHAFSEHKTLRTAIQHICYFFNVLCSKTISADNIIAIKKSVIVVMCVLEKFFPPSFFVISIHLMVHLADEALACGPIRFRWMYPFEWLMKIYKGYVKNTAHPEGCIAERYIVEESILYCMEYMPNGERGSHKHTHQRFLDEDRVCDEEPLDNGKNIYLTNIQHQQVRRWVLHCYDGIYEWKRKHEIYLRTTTSKGQRRKGSVSKNNEHDFINWLRKELEFVEGELTVKRLVDGPTFKAKCYNKYRVNGFVFSPSKYEITKSTQNSGVSMKAITKYRASAKDKNCKEDEATYY from the exons ATGGATATCGGTAAATCGAAGGGGAAGAAACGAAAAAGTTATGGTGATGATTCGACTGGGAATATAACTACTTTGTACAAAAAAACAATCCTATTTGACTTGCCATATTGGAAG GAGTTACCAATTCGACCTAACTTGGATGTAATGCATGTTGTAAAGAATGTTGGTGACCATCTTTTGTCAACGATTCTAGAAGTCAAAGATAAAAGTAAGGATGATATAAGTGCACGTgaagatttgaaaaaaatgaacaTAATGAAAGACTTATGGCTGAAAGAAGCGGATGGCAAAACTATTAAACCAAAGGCATCATTTACTTTAAGTCGCAAGGAGAAAGAATTGTTCTGTCAAACATTGCACGACTTGAAGGTTCCAACAGGGTATAGTTCCAGATTTAAACATCTTGTGAACTTACAAACTTTCAAGATAAAGGGACTAAAGTCGCATGATTATCACGTCATTATGTGTCAGTTACTACCTGTGTTGCTACAACATGCTTTCTCAGAGCATAAGACGTTGCGAACTGCTATTCAGCACATCTGTTACTTCTTTAATGTCCTGTGCTCGAAGACAATTAGTGCAGATAACATCATTGCTATCAAAAAAAGTGTTATTGTGGTAATGTGTGTTTTGGAGAAGTTTTTTCCTCCTTCATTTTTTGTTATTAGCATTCACCTTATGGTACATCTAGCTGATGAAGCATTAGCTTGCGGTCCAATTAGATTTcggtggatgtatccttttgaatG GTTAATGAAGATTTATAAAGGATACGTAAAGAATACAGCACATCCTGAAGGGTGTATTGCAGAGCGTTACATTGTAGAAGAATCTATTTTATATTGTATGGAGTACATGCCAAACGGTGAGAGAGGAAGTCACAAGCATACGCATCAAAGGTTCCTGGATGAGGATAGGGTGTGTGATGAAGAGCCTTTGGATAATGGAAAGAATATATACTTAACTAACATACAACATCAACAAGTACGTAGATGGGTTCTACACTGCTACGATGGAATTTATGAATGGAAAAG GAAGCATGAAATATATTTAAGAACGACCACATCAAAGGGGCAAAGAAGAAAGGGTAGTGTGTCGAAGAACAATGAACATGATTTCATCAATTGGTTACGAAAGGAG TTGGAGTTTGTTGAGGGCGAGTTGACAGTGAAACGATTAGTAGATGGCCCTACATTTAAGGCAAAGTGCTATAACAAGTATCGCGTGAATGGTTTTGTATTCTCTCCAAGTAAATACGAGATTACTAAGtcaacacaaaatagtggggtgtcCATGAAAGCCATCACTAAATACAGGGCAAGTGCTAAAGATAAGAATTGCAAAGAAGATGAGGCTACCTATTATTGA
- the LOC131251443 gene encoding uncharacterized protein LOC131251443 isoform X2, whose translation MDIGKSKGKKRKSYGDDSTGNITTLYKKTILFDLPYWKELPIRPNLDVMHVVKNVGDHLLSTILEVKDKSKDDISAREDLKKMNIMKDLWLKEADGKTIKPKASFTLSRKEKELFCQTLHDLKVPTGYSSRFKHLVNLQTFKIKGLKSHDYHVIMCQLLPVLLQHAFSEHKTLRTAIQHICYFFNVLCSKTISADNIIAIKKSVIVVMCVLEKFFPPSFFVISIHLMVHLADEALACGPIRFRWMYPFEWLMKIYKGYVKNTAHPEGCIAERYIVEESILYCMEYMPNGERGSHKHTHQRFLDEDRVCDEEPLDNGKNIYLTNIQHQQVRRWVLHCYDGIYEWKSWSLLRAS comes from the exons ATGGATATCGGTAAATCGAAGGGGAAGAAACGAAAAAGTTATGGTGATGATTCGACTGGGAATATAACTACTTTGTACAAAAAAACAATCCTATTTGACTTGCCATATTGGAAG GAGTTACCAATTCGACCTAACTTGGATGTAATGCATGTTGTAAAGAATGTTGGTGACCATCTTTTGTCAACGATTCTAGAAGTCAAAGATAAAAGTAAGGATGATATAAGTGCACGTgaagatttgaaaaaaatgaacaTAATGAAAGACTTATGGCTGAAAGAAGCGGATGGCAAAACTATTAAACCAAAGGCATCATTTACTTTAAGTCGCAAGGAGAAAGAATTGTTCTGTCAAACATTGCACGACTTGAAGGTTCCAACAGGGTATAGTTCCAGATTTAAACATCTTGTGAACTTACAAACTTTCAAGATAAAGGGACTAAAGTCGCATGATTATCACGTCATTATGTGTCAGTTACTACCTGTGTTGCTACAACATGCTTTCTCAGAGCATAAGACGTTGCGAACTGCTATTCAGCACATCTGTTACTTCTTTAATGTCCTGTGCTCGAAGACAATTAGTGCAGATAACATCATTGCTATCAAAAAAAGTGTTATTGTGGTAATGTGTGTTTTGGAGAAGTTTTTTCCTCCTTCATTTTTTGTTATTAGCATTCACCTTATGGTACATCTAGCTGATGAAGCATTAGCTTGCGGTCCAATTAGATTTcggtggatgtatccttttgaatG GTTAATGAAGATTTATAAAGGATACGTAAAGAATACAGCACATCCTGAAGGGTGTATTGCAGAGCGTTACATTGTAGAAGAATCTATTTTATATTGTATGGAGTACATGCCAAACGGTGAGAGAGGAAGTCACAAGCATACGCATCAAAGGTTCCTGGATGAGGATAGGGTGTGTGATGAAGAGCCTTTGGATAATGGAAAGAATATATACTTAACTAACATACAACATCAACAAGTACGTAGATGGGTTCTACACTGCTACGATGGAATTTATGAATGGAAAAG TTGGAGTTTGTTGAGGGCGAGTTGA
- the LOC131251447 gene encoding uncharacterized protein LOC131251447 isoform X1, whose amino-acid sequence MRVEKCLNEIVNRLNKTKVERKPDLKAGSLLHGLYDAVDLSQGTRDLTDVKGLQPELPDNMHPKLLDLMQRCWEVTPTDQPSFSQITVELEELLQEVQTHINIIIITTIVSNIIVIIIKHKLQLLFLLQFQPASF is encoded by the exons ATGAGAGTAGAGAAGTGCCTGAATGAGATAGTGAATAGGTTGAACAAGACAAAAGTCGAAAGGAAGCCTGACTTGAAAG CTGGGAGTCTGTTGCATGGTTTGTATGATGCAGTTGACCTTTCTCAAGGAACACGAGATCTCACTGATGTCAAG GGTCTGCAACCGGAACTTCCTGACAACATGCACCCCAAGCTGTTAGACTTGATGCAAAGATGTTGGGAGGTAACTCCTACTGATCAGCCATCCTTCTCACAGATAACAGTGGAACTTGAAGAACTCCTGCAAGAGGTTCAG ACccacatcaacatcatcatcattaccaccaTCGTCAGCAACATCATCgtcattatcatcaaacacaagcTGCAGCTGCTATTTCTCCTGCAGTTCCAGCCAGCTTCTTTCTAA
- the LOC131251447 gene encoding uncharacterized protein LOC131251447 isoform X3 has product MRVEKCLNEIVNRLNKTKVERKPDLKVDLSQGTRDLTDVKGLQPELPDNMHPKLLDLMQRCWEVTPTDQPSFSQITVELEELLQEVQTHINIIIITTIVSNIIVIIIKHKLQLLFLLQFQPASF; this is encoded by the exons ATGAGAGTAGAGAAGTGCCTGAATGAGATAGTGAATAGGTTGAACAAGACAAAAGTCGAAAGGAAGCCTGACTTGAAAG TTGACCTTTCTCAAGGAACACGAGATCTCACTGATGTCAAG GGTCTGCAACCGGAACTTCCTGACAACATGCACCCCAAGCTGTTAGACTTGATGCAAAGATGTTGGGAGGTAACTCCTACTGATCAGCCATCCTTCTCACAGATAACAGTGGAACTTGAAGAACTCCTGCAAGAGGTTCAG ACccacatcaacatcatcatcattaccaccaTCGTCAGCAACATCATCgtcattatcatcaaacacaagcTGCAGCTGCTATTTCTCCTGCAGTTCCAGCCAGCTTCTTTCTAA
- the LOC131251447 gene encoding uncharacterized protein LOC131251447 isoform X2 gives MRVEKCLNEIVNRLNKTKVERKPDLKAGSLLHGLYDAVDLSQGTRDLTDVKGLQPELPDNMHPKLLDLMQRCWEVTPTDQPSFSQITVELEELLQEVQMETQGGALYSQLSVMPLKSDGSLCMRRH, from the exons ATGAGAGTAGAGAAGTGCCTGAATGAGATAGTGAATAGGTTGAACAAGACAAAAGTCGAAAGGAAGCCTGACTTGAAAG CTGGGAGTCTGTTGCATGGTTTGTATGATGCAGTTGACCTTTCTCAAGGAACACGAGATCTCACTGATGTCAAG GGTCTGCAACCGGAACTTCCTGACAACATGCACCCCAAGCTGTTAGACTTGATGCAAAGATGTTGGGAGGTAACTCCTACTGATCAGCCATCCTTCTCACAGATAACAGTGGAACTTGAAGAACTCCTGCAAGAGGTTCAG ATGGAAACACAAGGTGGGGCCCTTTATTCCCAGTTGTCTGTAATGCCACTGAAATCTGATGGCTCCCTTTGTAT GAGAAGACATTGA
- the LOC131251447 gene encoding uncharacterized protein LOC131251447 isoform X5: protein MRVEKCLNEIVNRLNKTKVERKPDLKAGSLLHGLYDAVDLSQGTRDLTDVKGLQPELPDNMHPKLLDLMQRCWEVTPTDQPSFSQITVELEELLQEVQFSKFI from the exons ATGAGAGTAGAGAAGTGCCTGAATGAGATAGTGAATAGGTTGAACAAGACAAAAGTCGAAAGGAAGCCTGACTTGAAAG CTGGGAGTCTGTTGCATGGTTTGTATGATGCAGTTGACCTTTCTCAAGGAACACGAGATCTCACTGATGTCAAG GGTCTGCAACCGGAACTTCCTGACAACATGCACCCCAAGCTGTTAGACTTGATGCAAAGATGTTGGGAGGTAACTCCTACTGATCAGCCATCCTTCTCACAGATAACAGTGGAACTTGAAGAACTCCTGCAAGAGGTTCAG TTTTCTAAGTTCATCTGA
- the LOC131251447 gene encoding uncharacterized protein LOC131251447 isoform X4, with product MRVEKCLNEIVNRLNKTKVERKPDLKAGSLLHGLYDAVDLSQGTRDLTDVKGLQPELPDNMHPKLLDLMQRCWEVTPTDQPSFSQITVELEELLQEVQFQPASF from the exons ATGAGAGTAGAGAAGTGCCTGAATGAGATAGTGAATAGGTTGAACAAGACAAAAGTCGAAAGGAAGCCTGACTTGAAAG CTGGGAGTCTGTTGCATGGTTTGTATGATGCAGTTGACCTTTCTCAAGGAACACGAGATCTCACTGATGTCAAG GGTCTGCAACCGGAACTTCCTGACAACATGCACCCCAAGCTGTTAGACTTGATGCAAAGATGTTGGGAGGTAACTCCTACTGATCAGCCATCCTTCTCACAGATAACAGTGGAACTTGAAGAACTCCTGCAAGAGGTTCAG TTCCAGCCAGCTTCTTTCTAA